In the Nitrospirota bacterium genome, one interval contains:
- a CDS encoding HlyC/CorC family transporter — MGLDIIIIVICLVAIAILSSSEVAFIAANRIKLKHLAEQGNKKAGTVLKIREEHDRLFSAVILSGNLFTVLATSVGTVLALEIFGPDHADAGIVVSTGMMTLLTVVFGELAPKTFAVNHAERIALMMARPIKLYIKIISPLVFIFNHLSNMLIRLTGGKVGSTPQFLTEEEMKSMISIGEEEGAIEKEEKKMLHNVFEFGDKSVSEAMVPRTEVVAIPEDAVVADVLDLVNEKGYSRYPVIRENVDNIIGMLYVKDILRKMAKEEVTPQTNITGLVRDAYYIPESKMVTSLLDDMQKNKFQIAVVIDEYGGTAGIITLEDMIEEIVGGLQDEFEAIEAEKEVEIVDESTFVVSGSTSIDEINSLVGLQLDSEEFNTIGGFLFGLFGHLPKVGEQVKFRNVRLLILEMDGKKIEKIKITKI, encoded by the coding sequence ATGGGCCTTGATATCATCATTATTGTTATCTGTCTTGTAGCTATCGCAATACTCTCCAGCTCTGAAGTTGCATTCATCGCAGCAAACAGGATAAAGCTCAAGCATCTGGCAGAGCAGGGAAATAAAAAGGCAGGAACCGTGCTCAAGATACGTGAGGAGCATGACCGCCTCTTCAGCGCAGTGATACTCTCCGGCAACTTATTCACCGTACTCGCGACCTCAGTCGGCACTGTGCTTGCGCTTGAAATTTTCGGCCCGGACCACGCGGATGCAGGAATTGTTGTTTCGACCGGGATGATGACACTGCTTACCGTTGTCTTTGGCGAGCTTGCCCCAAAGACCTTTGCCGTAAATCATGCTGAACGGATCGCGCTCATGATGGCAAGGCCGATCAAGCTCTACATCAAGATAATATCTCCCCTTGTCTTTATATTTAACCATCTCTCCAATATGCTGATCAGGCTTACCGGCGGCAAGGTCGGCTCCACTCCGCAGTTCCTTACTGAAGAGGAGATGAAGTCTATGATAAGCATAGGCGAGGAAGAAGGGGCGATCGAGAAGGAAGAGAAGAAGATGCTCCATAATGTCTTTGAGTTCGGGGACAAGAGCGTTTCCGAGGCCATGGTGCCGAGGACAGAGGTTGTGGCGATCCCTGAAGACGCGGTAGTGGCTGATGTGCTTGACCTTGTAAATGAGAAGGGTTATTCAAGGTATCCGGTCATAAGGGAGAACGTGGACAATATCATAGGGATGCTCTATGTAAAGGATATCCTGAGAAAGATGGCAAAGGAAGAGGTCACTCCGCAGACGAATATCACGGGGCTTGTCAGGGATGCTTATTACATACCTGAGAGCAAGATGGTCACCTCGCTTCTTGATGATATGCAGAAGAACAAGTTCCAGATAGCTGTGGTCATTGATGAGTACGGCGGGACTGCGGGCATCATCACTCTTGAGGACATGATAGAGGAGATAGTCGGCGGGCTTCAGGATGAGTTTGAGGCGATAGAGGCTGAGAAAGAGGTTGAGATAGTTGATGAGAGCACCTTTGTGGTTTCAGGCTCAACGAGTATTGATGAGATTAACAGCCTTGTCGGGCTTCAGCTTGACAGCGAGGAGTTCAACACCATAGGCGGCTTTCTCTTCGGGCTCTTCGGCCATCTTCCAAAGGTCGGGGAACAGGTCAAGTTCAGAAATGTCAGGCTCCTCATACTTGAGATGGACGGCAAGAAGATAGAGAAGATAAAGATCACCAAGATATAA
- a CDS encoding isocitrate/isopropylmalate dehydrogenase family protein → MTYKITLIPGDGVGPEIAEATVRVLEATGISFEWEVQNAGGEVYEKEGNPLPDRVIESIKKNRTALKGPITTPVGTGFRSVNVSLRQTLDLYSCVRPCKSYAGARTRYDNIDIVIVRENTEDLYAGIEYEKGSEGAKATIELADKLSGKKIREDSGISIKPISVFGTERIVRYAFEYARKNKRRKVTAVHKANIMKFSDGLFLEVAREVAAKYPDIEFEDRIIDNMCMQLVQKPELYDVLVLPNLYGDIISDLGAGLIGGLGLAPGANIGDGYAVFEATHGSAPKYKGLNKANPMAVMLSGVMMLRYLGETEAAERLDSAIASVIKEGRNVTYDMKPTPDDPTAATTSGVADAVIAKMN, encoded by the coding sequence ATGACATATAAAATTACATTAATTCCCGGAGACGGCGTAGGCCCTGAAATAGCAGAGGCGACGGTCAGGGTACTTGAGGCAACCGGCATCTCTTTTGAATGGGAAGTGCAGAACGCAGGCGGCGAGGTATATGAAAAAGAGGGCAACCCGCTTCCTGACAGGGTCATTGAGTCAATAAAGAAGAACAGGACCGCGTTAAAAGGACCGATAACAACACCGGTCGGCACAGGATTCAGGAGCGTCAATGTCAGCCTCAGGCAGACGCTTGACCTCTATAGTTGTGTCAGGCCGTGCAAGAGCTATGCCGGCGCAAGGACGAGATATGACAACATTGATATTGTAATAGTCAGGGAGAATACCGAAGACCTTTACGCAGGCATAGAATATGAAAAAGGTTCTGAAGGCGCAAAGGCGACCATCGAACTTGCTGATAAACTCTCCGGTAAAAAAATACGGGAAGATTCGGGCATAAGCATAAAACCTATCTCTGTCTTCGGCACCGAGAGGATAGTCCGTTATGCCTTTGAATACGCCAGAAAGAATAAACGCCGCAAGGTGACCGCAGTCCATAAGGCAAATATAATGAAGTTTTCCGACGGCCTCTTTCTTGAAGTCGCAAGAGAGGTCGCGGCAAAGTATCCTGATATCGAATTCGAGGATAGGATCATAGATAATATGTGTATGCAGCTTGTGCAGAAGCCTGAACTTTACGATGTTCTTGTCCTGCCGAACCTTTACGGAGATATTATTTCCGACCTCGGCGCAGGGCTGATAGGAGGGCTGGGGCTTGCACCCGGCGCGAATATCGGGGACGGATACGCTGTCTTTGAAGCGACACACGGAAGCGCGCCTAAATACAAAGGGCTTAATAAGGCAAACCCGATGGCTGTGATGTTAAGCGGCGTTATGATGCTGAGGTATCTTGGCGAGACAGAGGCTGCGGAGCGGCTTGACAGTGCCATCGCCTCGGTTATTAAGGAAGGAAGGAATGTCACCTATGACATGAAGCCCACCCCTGATGACCCCACAGCCGCGACCACATCCGGGGTTGCAGACGCTGTGATCGCAAAGATGAATTAA
- a CDS encoding UbiX family flavin prenyltransferase, whose product MKSYIVAISGASGSIFGLRLAEELLKSKNRVYLLISNTAFFIIKTETGINLAGKNESEINKKVQKHFASKNITFFSESNLAAPVSSGSFITDGMFVVPCSMKTLSGIANGYANTLIERAADVVLKEGRRLIISPRETPFSAIHLENMLKLSRIGVGIVPPIPAFYHNPKDLNEIIDFIVGKILDRAGAENNLFNRWQ is encoded by the coding sequence ATGAAATCCTACATCGTTGCAATTTCAGGTGCGAGCGGTTCGATATTCGGGCTGAGGCTTGCTGAAGAACTTCTTAAATCCAAAAACAGGGTCTATCTTCTTATCTCCAATACCGCGTTCTTCATTATCAAAACTGAGACAGGTATCAACCTTGCCGGAAAGAATGAATCAGAGATCAACAAAAAGGTGCAGAAGCATTTTGCTTCAAAGAATATTACCTTTTTTTCTGAATCCAACCTTGCGGCGCCTGTCTCAAGCGGCTCTTTTATCACAGACGGGATGTTTGTAGTGCCCTGCTCCATGAAGACGCTCTCGGGAATTGCCAATGGCTATGCCAATACATTAATAGAGAGGGCGGCTGATGTTGTCTTAAAGGAAGGCAGGCGGCTCATCATCTCCCCCCGCGAGACACCTTTCAGCGCAATCCATCTTGAGAATATGCTGAAGCTCTCAAGGATCGGTGTGGGAATAGTCCCGCCGATACCTGCTTTTTACCATAACCCGAAAGATTTGAATGAAATTATAGACTTTATCGTAGGCAAGATACTTGACCGGGCCGGCGCGGAAAATAACCTTTTTAACAGATGGCAGTGA
- a CDS encoding DEAD/DEAH box helicase family protein, with translation MNNKFFEKPILNSPYEYPKRHWELDVDGQPTQKIIETRRRAEFITPIPKPRKRKDKAKQEQMVFDEGKGLSTKAQQYDPTSIINQLRQHVDQWRALTNPNHWQVTPETARLLQHWRHHLFSGIRPFFCQIEAVETAIWLTEVAPNDKAGKGILDHLANANNDSNPDLMRLALKLATGAGKTTVMAMLIAWQTINAVRRPNSKKFTRGFLVVTPGLTIRDRLRVLQPNDPDSYYQSRELVPSDMLADLVRAKIVITNFHAFKLRERLELSKGGRSLLQGRGEDLHTLETEGQMLQRVMPELMGMKSIMVLNDEAHHCYREKPTHSDEDEELKGDEKKEAEKNNEAARLWISGLEIVKRKLGINHVIDLSATPFFLSGSGYAEGTLFPWTMSDFSLMDAIECGIVKLPRVPVADNIPGNEMPMFRNLWEHIRTKMPKKGRGKADALNPLDLPPQLQTALEALYGHYEKTYNLWQQSGIKVPPCFIIVCNNTSTSKLVYDYISGFQRQNKDGTSQLEFGRLPLFRNTDEHGNPLARPHTLLIDSEQLESGEALDDNFRSMAADEIERFRREIVERGGKLADEIQQGKQLDDVTLLREVMNTVGKPGQLGGEIRCVVSVSMLTEGWDANTVTHVLGVRAFGTQLLCEQVIGRALRRQSYDLNEDGLFNVEYADVLGIPFDFTAKPVIAPPQPPRETIQVKAVRPDRDSLEIRFPRVAGYRVELPQERLSAKFNDDSVMELTPDLVGATETRNSGIIGASVDLNLIHTGDIRPSQVVYELTSHLLLTRWRDADGEPQLHLFGQLKRIARLWLDNYLVCTGKTYPAQLKYKMLADMACERIMAGINREHIGGSPIKAVLDSYNPVGSTRHVNFNTSKTDRWQTDARRCHINWIILDSDWESEFCRVAESHPKVKCYVKNHNLGLEVPYRYGSETRRYIPDFIVLVNDGHGDEDLLHLIVEIKGYRREDAKEKKSTMDTYWGPGVNNLGSYGRWAFSEFTEVYQIEADFAKKVEDEFNKMIEKTVNNEN, from the coding sequence ATGAATAATAAATTTTTTGAGAAACCAATCCTAAACTCTCCGTATGAATACCCCAAGCGTCACTGGGAACTTGATGTAGACGGCCAACCAACGCAAAAAATCATCGAGACTCGCCGCCGGGCAGAGTTCATTACACCGATACCAAAACCCAGAAAGCGCAAAGACAAAGCAAAACAAGAACAGATGGTTTTTGACGAGGGTAAAGGGCTTTCAACAAAAGCACAGCAGTATGATCCTACGTCGATCATTAATCAGCTGCGCCAACACGTAGACCAATGGCGTGCCTTGACCAATCCTAACCACTGGCAGGTCACCCCCGAAACAGCACGTCTATTGCAACACTGGCGGCATCATTTGTTTAGCGGAATCCGGCCATTTTTTTGTCAGATTGAAGCTGTTGAAACTGCTATTTGGTTGACCGAGGTGGCTCCAAATGATAAGGCGGGAAAAGGTATTCTCGACCACCTTGCCAACGCCAACAATGACTCAAATCCTGACCTTATGAGACTGGCTCTGAAATTGGCAACCGGCGCAGGAAAAACCACCGTCATGGCCATGCTGATTGCCTGGCAGACCATTAATGCGGTCCGCCGTCCCAATAGCAAGAAGTTCACGAGAGGATTTTTGGTTGTTACTCCCGGGTTGACCATTCGCGACCGGCTGCGTGTGCTTCAGCCGAATGATCCTGACAGCTATTATCAGAGTCGGGAACTTGTTCCCAGCGATATGCTTGCTGATCTTGTTCGGGCCAAGATCGTCATTACCAACTTTCATGCCTTCAAACTGCGTGAACGTTTGGAGTTATCGAAAGGTGGACGTTCTCTTCTCCAGGGACGCGGCGAAGATCTTCACACTCTGGAAACTGAGGGGCAGATGCTACAGCGGGTAATGCCGGAACTGATGGGCATGAAGAGCATCATGGTCCTCAATGACGAAGCGCACCACTGTTACCGTGAAAAGCCCACCCACAGTGACGAGGATGAAGAACTGAAAGGCGACGAAAAGAAAGAAGCTGAGAAGAACAATGAGGCCGCCCGACTCTGGATATCCGGACTTGAAATTGTCAAACGCAAGCTCGGTATCAATCACGTTATAGACCTGTCAGCAACACCTTTTTTCCTGAGTGGCTCCGGCTATGCCGAAGGAACACTGTTCCCCTGGACGATGAGCGACTTCTCTCTTATGGATGCTATCGAATGCGGAATCGTTAAGCTGCCCCGCGTACCGGTAGCCGATAATATCCCCGGCAATGAAATGCCGATGTTTCGCAACCTCTGGGAACACATCCGTACAAAGATGCCGAAAAAGGGGCGGGGCAAAGCCGATGCATTGAACCCGCTTGACCTGCCGCCTCAGTTACAAACAGCACTGGAAGCGCTCTACGGGCATTACGAAAAAACATACAACCTCTGGCAGCAGAGCGGAATTAAGGTGCCGCCTTGTTTCATAATTGTCTGCAATAACACCTCTACCTCCAAGCTGGTGTATGATTATATATCCGGTTTTCAACGGCAGAACAAGGACGGCACAAGCCAGCTCGAATTTGGTCGTCTGCCGCTGTTCCGCAATACCGATGAACACGGCAACCCGCTTGCCCGTCCTCACACACTGCTCATTGACAGCGAGCAGCTCGAATCCGGCGAAGCGCTCGACGATAACTTCCGCAGCATGGCCGCTGATGAGATTGAACGCTTCCGCCGCGAGATCGTAGAACGCGGGGGAAAGCTTGCCGATGAAATTCAACAAGGCAAGCAACTCGATGATGTGACTCTTCTCCGCGAGGTCATGAATACAGTGGGCAAGCCCGGCCAGTTGGGCGGAGAGATCCGCTGTGTGGTCTCTGTCTCTATGCTCACCGAGGGTTGGGATGCCAACACCGTAACTCATGTTCTCGGCGTGCGCGCCTTTGGCACTCAGCTTCTTTGCGAGCAGGTCATTGGCCGTGCCCTGCGCCGTCAGTCCTATGATCTCAATGAGGATGGATTATTCAATGTCGAATATGCCGATGTTCTCGGTATTCCCTTCGACTTCACAGCGAAGCCGGTGATAGCGCCGCCTCAGCCTCCACGCGAGACCATTCAGGTCAAGGCTGTTCGTCCTGATCGTGATTCTCTGGAAATCCGCTTTCCCCGTGTTGCCGGTTACCGGGTTGAGCTTCCACAGGAGCGGCTGAGCGCCAAATTCAATGATGACTCTGTGATGGAGTTGACCCCCGATCTGGTTGGTGCAACGGAAACCAGAAATTCCGGGATCATTGGTGCATCAGTTGATCTTAACCTCATTCATACAGGTGATATAAGACCCTCACAAGTCGTCTATGAATTAACGTCACACCTGCTTTTGACAAGGTGGCGCGATGCTGACGGAGAACCCCAGCTGCATCTGTTCGGACAGTTAAAGCGCATAGCCCGGCTATGGCTTGATAACTACCTTGTTTGCACGGGGAAGACATATCCGGCCCAGCTTAAATACAAGATGCTTGCCGACATGGCCTGCGAGCGTATAATGGCGGGGATTAATCGTGAGCATATCGGCGGAAGCCCCATTAAGGCGGTACTCGATTCCTATAACCCCGTTGGTTCTACGCGCCATGTAAATTTTAATACATCAAAAACCGACCGTTGGCAGACGGATGCCCGTCGCTGTCACATCAACTGGATTATTCTCGACAGTGACTGGGAGTCTGAGTTCTGTCGCGTGGCAGAGTCGCATCCAAAAGTAAAGTGTTACGTCAAGAACCACAACCTCGGTCTGGAAGTGCCGTACCGTTATGGCTCAGAGACACGCAGATATATCCCTGACTTTATTGTACTGGTAAATGATGGTCATGGTGATGAAGACCTGCTGCATCTGATCGTTGAGATCAAAGGCTATCGGCGTGAAGATGCGAAAGAGAAAAAGTCTACTATGGACACCTACTGGGGCCCCGGCGTGAACAACCTCGGCAGTTATGGCCGCTGGGCCTTTTCCGAGTTTACCGAGGTTTATCAGATCGAGGCTGATTTTGCCAAAAAGGTTGAAGACGAGTTTAATAAGATGATTGAGAAAACAGTGAACAATGAAAATTAG
- a CDS encoding YajQ family cyclic di-GMP-binding protein, with protein sequence MAAEHTFDIVSKVNLQEVLNAVDQSMKEILQRFDFKNSKSEIELDQDKNELTLTSDDEYKLKSVIDVLESKLVKRKVSLKALEYGKIEPAALNTVRQVVKLQQGVPIEKSKEIVKMIKSAKMKVQAEIQSDQVRVKGKKIDDLQEVMALIKAKDLGIHLEFVNFR encoded by the coding sequence ATGGCTGCAGAACATACCTTTGATATAGTGAGCAAAGTAAACCTTCAGGAGGTCTTGAATGCGGTTGACCAGTCGATGAAGGAGATACTTCAGAGGTTCGACTTTAAGAACAGCAAGAGCGAGATAGAGCTTGACCAGGACAAGAATGAGCTCACCCTTACTTCTGATGATGAATACAAGCTGAAGAGCGTTATTGATGTGCTGGAGAGCAAGCTTGTTAAGAGGAAGGTCTCATTAAAGGCGCTTGAATACGGGAAGATAGAGCCGGCTGCGTTAAATACCGTAAGGCAGGTCGTAAAGCTCCAGCAGGGAGTCCCGATCGAGAAGTCAAAAGAGATAGTCAAGATGATAAAGAGCGCAAAGATGAAGGTTCAGGCAGAGATACAGAGCGACCAGGTTCGCGTAAAGGGAAAGAAGATAGATGACCTTCAGGAAGTCATGGCGCTGATAAAAGCGAAAGACCTCGGGATCCATCTCGAGTTTGTGAATTTCAGATAA
- a CDS encoding adenylosuccinate synthase, whose translation MSNIVIAGAQWGDEGKGKIVDLLTESADAVARYQGGHNAGHTVIIKDKKFVLHLIPSGILHKGKTCIIGNGVVIDPKALIKEIKELKKEKLSVDNLFISESAHVIMPYHTALEGACEDSKGKKMIGTTRRGIGPAYVDKMSRSGIRMMDLLDKDIFKEKLDANLQMVNHILRTKYKSKGLTAKKIYKEYMAYAKYLAPMIVNTSLLVNKLIDQGKNILFEGAQGTLLDIDHGTYPYVTSSSASVGGACTGLGVSPMKINGALGIVKAYTTRVGEGPFPTELHCETGKMLHITGNEFGATTGRPRRCGWLDAVALEHSIRINGFTGLAITKLDILDSLDEIKICTSYKYRDGKSSKYLSTKVMPQSNEMLKKCEPVYKTFPGWKQSTKGLTQYKDLPKNAKAYIKKIEELLGVRADIISTGQKRDEVIIIRNPLVKKGK comes from the coding sequence ATGTCTAACATAGTTATTGCTGGCGCACAGTGGGGAGATGAAGGCAAAGGAAAGATAGTCGACCTTCTCACCGAGAGCGCTGATGCAGTTGCGAGGTACCAGGGCGGGCATAACGCCGGGCATACCGTAATTATAAAAGATAAAAAGTTTGTCCTGCACCTCATCCCGTCAGGCATCCTGCATAAAGGCAAGACCTGCATCATCGGAAACGGCGTTGTCATAGACCCCAAAGCGCTTATAAAAGAGATTAAGGAGCTTAAGAAGGAGAAACTGTCTGTTGATAACCTCTTCATAAGCGAGAGCGCACACGTTATCATGCCGTATCACACGGCGCTTGAGGGCGCATGCGAGGATTCAAAAGGCAAGAAGATGATAGGAACCACCAGAAGAGGCATCGGCCCGGCATATGTAGACAAGATGTCAAGGTCAGGCATCAGGATGATGGACCTTCTGGACAAAGATATCTTTAAAGAGAAGCTGGATGCAAACCTGCAGATGGTAAACCATATCCTCAGGACTAAATATAAGAGCAAGGGACTTACGGCAAAAAAGATATATAAAGAGTACATGGCATATGCGAAATATCTTGCGCCGATGATCGTAAATACATCTTTACTTGTTAACAAACTGATTGATCAGGGCAAGAATATCCTGTTCGAGGGCGCGCAAGGCACGCTTCTGGACATAGACCACGGGACATATCCATATGTCACATCTTCAAGCGCATCAGTGGGCGGAGCATGCACAGGCCTCGGGGTCAGCCCGATGAAGATCAACGGCGCGCTTGGGATAGTCAAGGCGTACACAACCCGTGTCGGCGAGGGTCCATTTCCTACAGAGCTTCACTGTGAAACAGGCAAGATGCTCCACATAACAGGCAATGAGTTCGGCGCGACAACAGGCAGGCCGAGAAGGTGCGGATGGCTTGATGCCGTGGCTCTGGAACATTCAATAAGGATAAACGGCTTTACTGGGCTTGCGATCACAAAGCTTGATATACTGGACAGCCTTGATGAGATAAAGATCTGCACATCTTATAAATATCGTGATGGAAAAAGTTCAAAATATCTCAGCACAAAGGTTATGCCGCAGAGTAATGAGATGCTCAAGAAGTGTGAGCCTGTATACAAAACTTTTCCCGGCTGGAAGCAGAGCACAAAGGGGCTTACACAATACAAAGACCTTCCAAAGAACGCAAAGGCATATATAAAGAAGATAGAAGAGCTCCTCGGCGTAAGGGCGGACATCATCTCAACCGGGCAGAAGAGAGATGAGGTCATAATCATAAGGAATCCGCTGGTTAAGAAAGGCAAGTAA
- a CDS encoding glutaredoxin family protein, translating to MAKLTFYYKEGCWLCDAAEEMLNGLKERHDIIINKVNIESSDELYELYRFDIPVFEFEDGSTLNGRVKKKDMLAKFHEKIK from the coding sequence ATGGCCAAACTGACCTTCTACTACAAAGAGGGATGCTGGCTCTGTGATGCTGCCGAAGAGATGCTGAACGGCCTTAAGGAGAGGCACGACATCATCATCAATAAGGTCAACATTGAATCAAGTGATGAGCTTTACGAACTCTACAGGTTTGACATCCCGGTATTTGAGTTTGAAGACGGTTCCACGCTTAACGGCAGGGTAAAGAAGAAGGATATGCTTGCCAAATTTCATGAGAAGATAAAATAG
- a CDS encoding phosphoglycerate dehydrogenase, whose protein sequence is MKVLVSDNISAKGVDILKNAGLEVDVKTGLKPEELQKIIGEYDALVIRSATKVTAEIIAAAEKLKVIGRAGSGLDNVDRNAATMRGIVVMNTPGGNTITTAEHTVALMFSMARQIPQATASIKAGKWEKKKFNGVELYNKTLGVMGLGNIGAHVSKIAKGVGMNVIAYDPFLSEEKAKALGIIGVTFDELIEKSDFITVHTPLTKETKGCINAKTISRMKDGVRIINAARGGIINEKDLYDALKSGKVAAAACDVFEVEPPAGNPLLELDNVIATPHLGASTDEAQDNVAVAVSEQIADYLVHGTIRNAVNIPSVPADVLPKLQPYLGLAEKLGSFLSQTIEGGINEVTVEYRGEVAGLVLEPIKIAVLKGLLEPVLEETVNYVNAPFIAKQRCIEVKEITTDDAGDYHSMLVIRVKAGAKESVISGVLHGKKDPRIITIDGHVIEVRPMGHMLFLTNNDKPGVIGDVGTMLGKNKINIARMQFGREGEGGIAISVVSIDSPVSQEILSEIKKLPNVLSAKQIYIPK, encoded by the coding sequence ATGAAAGTACTTGTAAGCGACAATATATCAGCAAAGGGCGTGGATATCCTTAAAAACGCAGGCCTTGAGGTAGATGTCAAGACCGGCCTAAAGCCTGAAGAGCTGCAAAAGATAATCGGGGAGTATGACGCACTTGTTATACGCAGCGCCACAAAGGTAACAGCCGAGATAATCGCAGCAGCTGAAAAGCTCAAGGTAATAGGAAGGGCTGGTTCAGGGCTGGATAATGTTGACAGGAACGCGGCTACCATGCGGGGCATAGTTGTCATGAACACCCCGGGCGGAAATACCATAACCACGGCTGAGCACACGGTCGCTCTCATGTTCTCTATGGCGAGGCAGATCCCCCAGGCAACAGCTTCGATAAAGGCTGGAAAGTGGGAAAAGAAGAAATTTAACGGTGTTGAGCTGTACAACAAGACGCTCGGCGTAATGGGGCTCGGCAACATAGGCGCCCATGTTTCCAAGATCGCAAAAGGCGTAGGCATGAATGTTATCGCCTATGACCCGTTCCTCAGCGAAGAGAAGGCGAAAGCGCTCGGCATAATCGGGGTCACATTTGATGAACTGATCGAAAAGTCGGACTTTATCACAGTACATACACCGTTGACCAAAGAGACAAAGGGCTGCATCAATGCAAAGACCATCTCCAGAATGAAGGACGGAGTAAGGATAATCAATGCAGCAAGAGGCGGCATTATAAATGAGAAAGACCTTTATGACGCGCTCAAATCCGGTAAAGTGGCAGCTGCGGCATGTGACGTATTTGAGGTCGAGCCGCCTGCAGGCAATCCGCTGTTGGAGCTTGACAATGTGATCGCAACCCCGCATCTTGGCGCATCGACAGATGAGGCGCAGGACAATGTCGCTGTGGCTGTTTCCGAACAGATAGCTGACTATCTTGTGCACGGGACGATAAGGAATGCGGTCAACATCCCTTCAGTGCCTGCAGATGTTCTGCCTAAGCTCCAGCCGTATCTCGGCCTTGCTGAAAAGCTCGGCAGCTTTCTCTCCCAGACCATTGAAGGCGGCATCAATGAAGTTACAGTTGAGTACAGAGGTGAGGTGGCCGGGCTTGTGCTTGAGCCTATAAAGATCGCTGTGCTCAAGGGGCTGCTCGAGCCTGTGCTTGAGGAGACCGTGAATTATGTAAACGCGCCTTTTATAGCGAAGCAGAGATGCATTGAGGTCAAGGAGATAACCACAGATGATGCCGGAGACTATCACAGCATGCTGGTCATCAGGGTAAAGGCCGGCGCAAAAGAGAGTGTCATATCCGGAGTGCTTCACGGCAAGAAGGATCCGAGAATAATAACAATAGACGGCCACGTGATCGAGGTCAGGCCGATGGGGCATATGCTCTTCCTTACAAACAATGACAAGCCAGGCGTGATCGGAGATGTCGGGACCATGCTCGGCAAGAACAAGATAAATATCGCAAGAATGCAGTTCGGCCGTGAAGGCGAAGGCGGCATAGCCATTTCAGTTGTGAGCATAGACTCTCCGGTTTCACAGGAGATACTTTCAGAGATAAAGAAGCTTCCAAACGTCCTTTCAGCAAAACAGATCTACATACCGAAATAA
- the cysK gene encoding cysteine synthase A, with protein MKPSENILTLIGNTPIVRLNHIPGADDAEVWAKLEGFNPGGSVKDRIALSMIETAEAEGRLKPGGTIIEPTSGNTGIGLAMVASVKGYRLILTMSEAMSLERRQTFQAFGAEVVLSPAPKGMLGAVVEAETIYKNNPDYYMPMQFENPANPAIHRKTTAVEIIDALGINIDGFVSGVGTGGTITGVGEVLREKKPDVWIAAVEPAGSPVLSGGNPGPHKLAGLGAGFYPGVLNTKIYDEVITVTDDDAKAMSQRLAKEEGIFCGISSGAALCAALRVAKKLGKGKKVVTVFPDRGDRYLSTGLFGPQV; from the coding sequence ATGAAACCGAGTGAAAACATATTAACACTTATAGGCAATACGCCGATTGTGAGGCTTAACCACATCCCCGGCGCTGATGATGCGGAGGTCTGGGCAAAGCTTGAAGGCTTTAACCCCGGAGGCTCGGTAAAGGACAGGATAGCCCTCTCCATGATAGAGACCGCTGAGGCGGAAGGAAGGCTGAAGCCGGGCGGAACGATCATTGAACCGACGAGTGGCAATACAGGAATCGGGCTCGCGATGGTCGCTTCAGTAAAGGGATACAGGCTGATACTGACCATGTCAGAGGCCATGTCTCTTGAGAGGAGGCAGACATTTCAGGCGTTTGGCGCGGAGGTCGTGCTGTCGCCTGCTCCTAAAGGGATGCTTGGCGCGGTTGTAGAGGCTGAGACCATCTATAAAAATAATCCGGATTACTATATGCCGATGCAGTTTGAGAACCCCGCGAATCCTGCTATCCACAGAAAGACAACGGCCGTTGAGATAATCGATGCCCTTGGTATTAATATTGACGGGTTTGTATCAGGAGTGGGAACAGGCGGCACAATAACCGGCGTGGGTGAAGTTTTAAGGGAGAAGAAGCCTGATGTATGGATCGCCGCTGTTGAGCCTGCGGGTTCTCCGGTGCTCTCAGGTGGAAATCCCGGCCCGCATAAACTGGCAGGCCTTGGCGCTGGTTTTTATCCCGGCGTACTCAATACGAAAATTTATGATGAAGTCATAACCGTCACTGATGATGATGCAAAGGCCATGTCGCAGCGCCTTGCGAAAGAAGAAGGAATATTCTGCGGCATATCTTCAGGCGCAGCACTGTGCGCAGCGCTTAGGGTGGCGAAGAAGCTTGGCAAAGGCAAAAAGGTTGTCACTGTCTTCCCGGACAGAGGCGACAGGTATTTGAGCACAGGTTTGTTCGGGCCTCAGGTTTAA